CATGTCTTCCATTACCATAAAAAAACGAGGGTAATGGTTGTTTATGGGGACAAGAGTTGGTGCTGAGTGAGATGGAGCACGAAGATTTAGTGCCTGCCaaacttctcagaaaaggaggtCTGGAGTGGCTAGGAGGAACCTTTGAAACAGAAGAGGATAACAGGTACCAATTATGTCAACCCCCTGATGGTTGCTGCAGTACCCTTTATTCCGTGCACACATTTCCAAGTTGTCTCGTCTCTACCTCTCAAAAATGTATCAATCTTACAACCAAATAAAACTCCTGCATCTAACTCTAAATCCAAGCTGTCTGGGTAACACAGCTTCATTTGATTCATGTGTCAGTCactcattctttttctgtttaatgtCGCACACCTAGGATCCTACCAATTAGGAGGCAGATACATGGGGAAccctgacttcaaggccagctttatctacagagtgagttccagaatagtccCCATTATACAGAGAATCACTATCTCAAACCAAAACgaagtaaaaacagaaaaaacgaaataaaacaaaacaaaagcaaaagaaagaacaaaaacaaacaaacaaaaacccatttcatttatttttattgtatgcatgAGGTCTGTTTACTTAGGGAGTGGATAATAAGTGtgagtgtgccactgtgtgcttgtaaaggtcaaaggtcaatttACAGGAACATGTCCTGTCATGGAGGTTGAACTCAAATCGTCAGTTTTGGTGGCAAGCCGCTTTACATATTGCGCCATCGCGCCAGTGCGCAATAATTTATTAAATGACTACATTTATAGCCAGCACTAAAATACTACAGAATGGATTGTGGTAGTTTATACTATCAGAACAAATGACTACAAATCAGGCAGCTGAAGACAACAGAGatatattttctcacagttctgtgGGCCAATTGGCAAAGCAAGTATCACAGCGGTGAAAGACCTTCCTCTCCCTCAGTCTCCCCGGTTTTGAATATCTGCTGGCAATCCCCGCCCTCCTCTGGCATCTCTCCACCTTGTCCCTCCCCCATCACATGGTCATCCTCTCTTTGTGTATGCTTATGGTCAAATATCTTTCCTCTCTTTATAAAAGACACGACTCGTTGGCCTTAGGGCCCACCCACGTCTGTATGACCTCATCTTCACTAAGTATATCCAAGAACACTGTTTCCAGATAAGGTCACTTTCTGAAGTTCTGGGTGGCTATGAACTCTGGAGGTTGCTGTTTGACCTTCTGCAAAGGAACTGGCTGCTGTGTGGTAGGATAATGAGCAGACCAGACAAAATAAAGCTcaatagaaaacacagaaatgattGGTTCTATTTCACTTTGTTGTACAGTGAAATTACACCCTGGAAGGACAGGAACATCAGAGCTAACTTGAGCTCCAGTACAGCTGACTTCTTGGTCGCACATGACTGAGTTCCCAAAGAAAATATCTCATTAAGTAAAGTGGAATTCATGATATACTTACAGTCTCTCCCATCTTGTCTCTCTGTCCTGTTTTATCACTTGAGATAATCACAATGATCTACCCATGGTTAAGGGGAGGAGACAAAGTCCCCACCTCATTCAATTTGATGAAGGTCAAACTAAAAAGAGTGTGAGAAATGGGAGAAATGTGTTTGACTGTTGGGGTTGATCTGGAGCTATTATGTGTTCAAATGTTAGTTGCTTGCTCCCCAAACTCCTTACAAACAAAATCCTCAGAGATCCTCAATGGTATGTGtaaaccttgcctcccaaattgtCCCTGATTGGCAAATAAAGTGACCACTCCTgggctgggcaggagagaggtAGGTAGAGTCTAGGTGTGAAGGCAGGAATtggtagggagggagagggagggagaggaagggtgcgagagagggggagggagagagggggagagggagggagagggggagagggaaggaacaggTTCTGTGGGTTAGAGTGAACCAAGAGCACATGGCCAAAAGCAGCTTactctgaggactggcctgatgaAGGAGGAACAGTATGTGCAAGTATTTTATGGGGTTTTGGGATGAGAAATAGACAAGATatcttagagggttaatatctgctcAGACCCGGGTGTACTAAGccttattaaaaatctaacaatttttttgtgtcttttatttataaaatggcaGGTTAAGGTATAACTACTGCCGTAATAGTCATACGAATCAATATTAAATACTAATTCTACAACATTTGGCCATATCAACAGTAAGCACAGAAGCTCACATTATTCCCGGATGTGAAATACAGTGATCTTTATGTTCTAAGTTCCTGAAATTCCCACATCTCAAATTCTAATATGTAACATCTAAGTCAAGTCTGGGTGTAGATGATCTTCTTCAAGTATGACAAACTGACTATGGTTCTTGGAAGGTAACTCTTCTTGACCTGAAAGGCTCTGGATTAAAAGAGAAATTCATatgttcttcacacacacacacacacacacacacacacacacacacacacacacacacacaaattctagtGAGACAATTCTAGAATCTGCTGGTAAAAGTGGGTGTAGCAGTCACCTCTCTGAAGCAGTTCTGAAATCCAgctagcaactttttttttttaagtaattttttatttaatgtacattggtattttgcctgcatttgtgagTTGGATCTCTGAAATGGAgttaagacagttgtgagctgccatgtgggcactggggcttgaactcgggtcctctgcaataacaaccagggctgttaactgctgagccatctctccagcccccctccctcccccagcctccccccccctttttttttttttaagttttgggttttctttagagacaggatttctctgtgtaaccttggctgtcctggactagcttgtagaccagcctagcctcgctcccacaacaatccacctgcctctgcctctgcctcctctgtagcgctggcattaaaggtgcgcttcaccacacctggctcctgctTTCTTAATTAGCACCTCTTTCTGCTCTTTAGATAGTGTCCTTCAATCTGTTGggcatttttttttgaaaaaaatttatataatatataaatgtatacaatatataaatcTGATTGATCATGGATTGCTCTCCCACAATTCTTCTCaacccctcccttcttcctcactCACCCAACTTCAggacttttctgtctctctttttaaaaaaggcaataaaataagaaagtcttttaaaacggaaagaaagagggaaagataggtaggaaggaaagaaggaaggaagaaagaaaggaagagaaaaaacccacaagaaacacacacataaaacaaaactcataaaaacataaaaatcaaaaatcataatatataagcaaaagagcagtaaggaaaaaaaaaagtgcccaaaCAAAGGAATATgtatgtgacaaaaaaaaaaaaaaaaaaaaaaaaaaaaatctacaaaaataccactgagttcattttgtgttagcTGGCCGTTTACTACTGGGCATGGAGTAGTGTAGTTATTATACCCAGTGAGCCTACATTGTCAGCTGGAGAGAGCTTCTTAGTTATGGGTGGGAACTCTTGTCGACTTGCCTGTCTCAGCACCAGGACAGTCCGCAGGCCCTGTGCGTGCCGCCACAGCTTCTCTGAGCTTGTGTGTGcttcagtcctgttgtgtctggaagacagtttccttggtgtcatccattccctctggctcctgcagtctTCTGCCACGATCAGAtagttcttggtttttgtttgtttttgtttttcgagacagagtttctctgtgtagccttggccatcctgagctcactttgtagagggttggcctcgacctcacagcgatccgcctgcctctgcctcccgagtgctgggattaaaggcgtgcgccaccacgcctggcgatcAGATAGTTCTTGCTTCAGCTCtgagtcattctttttttctacccAAAGTGCTCCATTTCCCATTATCTTACTTCTTGACTTCAGAAGTCAGGGGCTCAAAGTCCTCTGTGTTTCATACTGACTCAgttcctttcattctttcctgtTTTAATTACTTCAGAAATGTTGTGAAGGtcttgtgtatttgtatataattcTACTGGGTCCTACTCACACCCATAGGTCTCTTTCAGATTATGCTTTTCTAGCTGTGTCTGCAGTGTGAGGCTTTAAAGGATTAGTCTCATTTATTGCTCCCAGGAACCCTTTCTTTTCAATGCAAATTATCTGTGAGGCACACTCTTAGGACCCCAGGGATACCTTCTTTCTTAGTTACACTGTGTTAATATTGAGTTAAAAActgctcacttctttttttttttttttttttttttttttttttgactttccAGGGTTTTTAATAGCCAATGCAGAGGATTGGGTTACTTCAGCTCCTTCACTGGCAAACCAGGGGGCAGGGACTGCTTCAGTTTCTCCGCTTTCTCCTTGTCCGTGATGAGCGGGGTGTAGAGATACCGGCTGCAGCGAACCTTGAACTTCACATTATCTTTGTTCTTCTTGATCTTGACAGATTTGGCATCCTTCCGCTGGGCTGTGAGCAGAAAGTCCTTGATTTCCTCAATTTTCCGAGGCATGGCTACTGGCGCTCGGCGCTGGGGACCGCACCCAAAACACTCACAGCGGCAAGAACcgaaaagaacagaaagagcaAAAACTGTTCACTTCTTAATGAAAGCTTTTAACTAACGTCTCagatttggttttgttctgaagtcattatctttttttttttttttttttgtttttcaagacagggtttctctgtgtagcgttgaccatcctggactcactttgtagaccaggctggcctcgaactcacagcgatccgcctgcctctgcctcccgagtgctgggattaaaggcatgcgccaccatgcccggctgtcattatcttttttaaaatttatgtcatTAATTTATTTGCAGTTTCTCTAGTATAAGAGATCATGAGTTCGATACAATTTTAAGATTACATCTCATAAAGTCTTCATTTTGCTAAGGGGCTGAATTAAATACCCTTATTTATTAAGTAGCTGACACCTTACTAAAAGCAGCAAAACTAGATCCAAAGGACACAGTCATCATAGACAGTAACCGGAAATGGCAAACTCCTCCCCAGGCCCTGCTCATCGTGGCTGCAGAGAAGGACAATGCTGGGTGACAAACCTTCAAATACACTGGCCCAACATGGCGCTGCTGGGAGCTCTGCAAAGGGTGCagtgacaggaggaggaagaaattgtcccaccaccctcttctcctttcctcacaCCCTTGCTACACAAAGCCTCAAGTCATTTTTTAATTCCCAACTTAAAAGACATTTGCCATAGGAGCATTCTGAGCATAAGAAACAGTACAAAAGTCCAAAACCGAAAATCAAACCGAGACTGAGCAGTGgtagcatattttttttaatcccagtacttaggaggcagagacctggggtcgaggccagcctggtctacatagtgagctccaggacagccagggctacacagagaaaccctgtcttgaaaaataataaacaaacaaacaaaagaaacagaaaatagtaCTCCATCTTAAGCAGTccgttctttttctctcttttcacatTTTATCACACGTAGCAAGAATAAATGAGGTGACACAATGTGTACTATAGTCAaattctggatatatatatatatatatatatatatatatatatatatatatatatatatatatatatatatatattttttaatcaagtGTATCACTGCACACTAATTACCAGTGTCTGACAATTTTCTTTCCTAGCTCCTTGCAATGTCTTCCTGAGTTTAAGCTACCGACTTAAACTCCTTGaaattttctttgagattttctcTGCAGACAacttttttcctaaaattatttAGACTTCCATGTAGAATTCCAGAGGCCTTCTTCTCAGTCTTGCCAGCTCCTACTTTGATTCCTTGTCGGCAGGCTATGTCTGGCAACCCAAAGGTGGTTGACTATTGCAGAGCTTCTCagctttctaatgctgcaaccctttagtacagttcctcatgctgtgctgaccccaaccacaaaactagttactgcttcataactataattttactactgttatgaattataatgtagatATCTGACATGTgcaatatctgatatgcaacacccaaaggagtcatgacctacaggttgagaactgctggtctgaTACTTTGAGACAAATCACCCCAAATCCAGTGGCATAAAACAGCCACATGAGAAAGTTTGGAACTTATGTGGGCCAGGAATTAGGAGAGAACACAATAGAAAGCAATGTTCTCTAATG
The Acomys russatus chromosome 10, mAcoRus1.1, whole genome shotgun sequence genome window above contains:
- the LOC127194252 gene encoding 60S ribosomal protein L38-like, with product MPRKIEEIKDFLLTAQRKDAKSVKIKKNKDNVKFKVRCSRYLYTPLITDKEKAEKLKQSLPPGLPVKELK